The Hypanus sabinus isolate sHypSab1 chromosome 1, sHypSab1.hap1, whole genome shotgun sequence genome contains a region encoding:
- the LOC132388637 gene encoding AT-rich interactive domain-containing protein 5B-like isoform X1, with translation MLSLSSLSLTHSLFPFTHTLTFSHSLSLSLHSHFLSLTLSFPSLTHSLSLSLHSVSLSPHFHSLSLSLHSHTHFLSLTLAFPSLTHSLPSLSLTHSLFPFTHTLTFSHFPFTHTFSPLTFTHSFPSLTHSLSLTFPSLTLSLPSLSLTHSLFPFTHTLTHSLSLSPPSLGRLVLPYERHLKGEEDKPLPASKPRKQYRVVKAKDGKGSGTELKDQGNKRKAAKDVQQIGGSNAASPLAEAEDSGRGQNEGAPPGPATAEERECPQVESAEKGGGRSPGRAGEEVWGAGGGAEEGQGPKREQDIISPLAKKKRFAATELPLARPSVIQPPRPAAPVAPLPLYPARDEKGSRGCELPFSGLQLLQPFPTRASPMSRFRGFRDLSAFVLPLDKGSRRPGRPGDRAAELALPRVAPWVPEPKGEALRVGPLPAPSHQPKACWVPPLTVALPRKVPAKRAKLDGALLQPRPELRTKDCETNCYGRKLRVVSPLQLAREPEGKDRQAGEGKALKSPLPAVPGWLLAAPGFPDAAVTDGLRAHFPAGYVLPVKEHPLYSTLPTSLALNPFVVPAVPGEGLGVPLDLYKHLAASSSCDSLLHNRLCPLACYTGPYLPAWQVRPQL, from the exons ATGCTTTCTCTCTCCTCactttctctcactcactctctctttcccttcactcacacactcactttctctcactcactctcgctTTCCCTTCACTCACactttctctcactcactctctctttcccttcactcacacactcactctctctttcccttcactcagtctctctctcccctcactttcactcactctctctttcccttcactcacacactcactttctctcactcactctcgctTTCCCTTCACTCACACATTCTCTCCCCTCactttctctcactcactctctctttcccttcactcacacactcactttctCTCACTTTCCCTTCACTCACACTTTCTCTCCCCTCACTTTCACTCACTCTTTCccttcactcacacactcactttctCTCACTTTCCCTTCACTCACACTTTCTCTCCCCTCactttctctcactcactctctctttcccttcactcacacactcactcactctctctctctctctcccccctcactgGGCAGACTGGTGTTGCCTTACGAGCGTCACctgaagggggaggaggacaaacCTTTACCGGCGAGCAAGCCTCGGAAACAGTACCGGGTCGTCAAAGCCAAGGACGGGAAGGGGTCGGGCACCGAGCTGAAGGATCAGGGAAATAAACGGAAAGCGGCAAAGGATGTGCAGCAGATCGGCGGGAGCAATGCG GCTTCCCCCTTAGCAGAAGCCGAGGATTCGGGAAGGGGGCAGAACGAGGGAGCGCCTCCGGGCCCCGCCACCGCTGAAGAGCGCGAATGCCCGCAAGTCGAGTCGGCGGAGAAGGGCGGCGGCAGGTCGCCAGGGCGAGCCGGCGAGGAGGTTTGGGGAGCGGGCGGAGGGGCAGAGGAGGGCCAGGGGCCCAAGAGGGAGCAGGACATTATCTCTCCCCTGGCTAAGAAGAAGCGGTTCGCGGCGACCGAGCTCCCCCTGGCCAGACCATCGGTCATCCAGCCGCCCCGACCAGCGGCCCCCGTCGCCCCGCTGCCCCTGTACCCGGCGCGGGACGAGAAGGGCAGCCGGGGCTGCGAACTGCCCTTCAGTGGACTCCAACTCCTGCAGCCCTTCCCCACCAGGGCGAGCCCGATGTCCCGCTTCCGCGGCTTCAGGGACCTCAGCGCCTTCGTGCTGCCGCTCGACAAGGGGTCGAGGCGCCCGGGCCGGCCGGGGGATCGTGCTGCCGAGCTCGCCCTGCCCCGGGTGGCTCCTTGGGTGCCGGAGCCCAAGGGCGAGGCACTGAGGGTGGGCCCGCTGCCCGCTCCCTCCCACCAGCCGAAAGCGTGCTGGGTGCCGCCCCTCACGGTGGCCCTGCCCAGGAAGGTGCCGGCCAAGCGAGCCAAGCTGGACGGGGCGCTTCTCCAGCCGCGGCCGGAGCTCAGGACCAAGGACTGCGAGACCAATTGCTACGGCAGGAAGCTCCGCGTCGTCTCGCCCCTCCAGTTGGCCAGGGAGCCCGAGGGTAAGGACAGGCAGGCTGGGGAGGGCAAAGCCCTGAAATCCCCCCTGCCCGCCGTCCCGGGGTGGCTGCTGGCGGCCCCCGGTTTCCCGGACGCCGCCGTTACCGATGGCCTGCGGGCGCACTTCCCCGCCGGCTACGTGCTCCCGGTCAAGGAGCATCCGCTCTACTCGACCCTGCCCACCTCGCTCGCCCTCAACCCCTTCGTGGTCCCCGCCGTGCCCGGGGAAGGTCTCGGCGTTCCCCTGGACCTCTACAAACACCTGGCCGCCAGCTCCTCCTGTGACAGCCTCCTCCATAACAGACTGTGCCCGCTGGCCTGCTACACCGGCCCGTACCTCCCCGCCTGGCAGGTCCGGCCCCAGCTATAG
- the aspdh gene encoding aspartate dehydrogenase domain-containing protein isoform X2 produces MAGEGRSRRVGIIGFGHLGQYLTRKITEEGEQNSLELAFVWNRNQAKMDGKVQRDHQLESLSEMVQRRADLIVEVAHPQITKEYGEEILRHADFMVGSPTAFAEQPVEAKCREAARRHGHTLYVPSGALWGGEDIQKMADSKTLKGLKVTMIKHPDSFRLVGHLEELKEKGRGEWTVLYQGPVRDLCPLAPNNVNTMAAAALAAHNLGFDQVQGCLVADPSLTDWHVVDIELRGPVDEATGHQFTVKSTRRNPSSPGAVTGAATYASFWSSLLNCKGHGGKLCLC; encoded by the exons GACAATATCTCACCAGGAAGATCACGGAGGAGGGTGAGCAGAACAGTCTGGAACTGGCCTTCGTATGGAACAGGAACCAAGCAAAGATGGATGGAAAAGTCCAAAGGGACCACCAGCTGGAATCTCTCAgcgagatggtgcagag ACGTGCGGATCTGATTGTGGAAGTTGCCCATCCTCAGATCACAAAGGAATATGGGGAGGAGATCCTCAGACATGCTGATTTCATG GTTGGCTCTCCCACTGCGTTTGCTGAGCAGCCAGTTGAAGCCAAGTGTCGTGAGGCAGCGAGAAGGCACGGACATACCCTCTACGTACCCAGTGGAGCACTGTGGGGGGGAGAGGACATCCAGAAAATGGCCGACAGCAAGACTCTGAAG GGACTGAAGGTGACGATGATCAAGCACCCAGACAGCTTCAGGCTGGTGGGCCACCtcgaggagctgaaggagaaggggaggggcgAGTGGACAGTGCTGTACCAGGGCCCCGTGAGGGATCTGTGCCCGCTGGCACCCAACAACGTCAACACCATGGCTGCTGCCGCTCTGGCTGCCCACAACCTGGGCTTCGATCAGGTGCAGGGCTGCCTGGTTGCCGACCCCAG TTTAACGGACTGGCACGTGGTGGACATCGAGCTGAGAGGCCCAGTTGATGAAGCCACAGGTCACCAATTCACAGTGAAGAGCACACGAAGGAACCCCTCCTCACCGGGAGCAGTGACAGGGGCTGCCACCTACGCCTCATTCTGGAGTAGTCTGCTGA ACTGCAAAGGTCACGGGGGAAAACTCTGTCTCTGCTGA